The region TGTTGGtgtttattagatttttttgtttattagaaAACGTTGTAAAAATTagggaagaagaagatgatatGGACGATGACATGACGAAAGGGGTGGGCGTGACTCAGTGTCCGGCGAGTCACGTAAAATAAAATCGCCGAAGTTCATTTAGCAACCGTCAGAAGTTTAGAAACGATTAGTTCAGTAATCATTTTGGAACAAAAATTAGTTCGTTgaccattttaaaattttgaaaaaatacaatgaCTTGCAGAATCAATTATCCGAATGCatgtttaaaattaaagataatttaTGCCAACTCCAACTGGATTCCCTTATAAAAGAGAAGTACATCTATCCTCTTTATTTTgatgtaaataaaaattaaaaataactagaTAATTCGGGGATGACgctatttttaaagttaaaagtaATGGGAAAAAGGGTAATATTTGTTAATTTGACTACACTATCCCTGTTTATATATGaatgtactttttttttctttttaaataccATAACTAACTTAAACAGAGTAATCAATGCTCTTTTTCTGCAACTTTTTCTCAAACCTCTGCTATATATTGTTAATAAATTGAGAATCGAATAGCGCATGCCAGTAGCGTAGTACACTCATTCCATTTTAGGTTATCAGGATtgattttcatttgtttaagaaaaaaatttgaGATCATGATCTAGAAGTGAAAAGAAAATTTGAGATAAACAGGAATTGAGATCATGATCAAATATATGGGACTGCTGAGGAGGCAAGAACATGGCTCCAATTACATTGGCGGTGGCGCCAATTCAATGTGAAGGCGGCGCCACAAATTCATGGTCCGTCTGGGTTCATATTTCGACCAAAAATATGCAAAAAACAACCAAAAACACACAATTAAGCCTCCGggactaataattaattaatatacacataaaaataattaaaattatcctACACATGGATTTAGaagtgaaattaaaaatatcctAATGGACTGAAATTGAATTCATATGcttaaataaaaatacttatatGTGTAGGGATTTATTAGGGTCCTTAGAAGTGTTGTTACAAGTACTGGAGTTTTTTTTAGTGATCCAGAAGCAGAATCCAGTGTAGAACGCGGTGCAgaagatttttgaaattttaaagcGTAGAAGCTTGATTTGATTAATTGTTGGGTGTGAATGGTGGCTAGAAATTGGTGGAGGTGGCTAGAAATTTAAGGTTtgaatatcaaaaataatttaattatttaattttgataacaaTTTCCCACCCTCTTAATTACTATGCATAAGGTGGTATTTATGGTGTCTAGAGTTAGGGTCAGATATAGTCAGAGTCTAGGTTAGAATAAAActcttattttaaattaattaaaagttaatttcaaaattatcaaTATATGCCAAGCAAAATGTGGCAAAAGGGTTTGATCCCTAAAAGCGTCAAAAACGATTTCAAAGGCTAATAAATTTGGATTTGGGTAAGTTGATCTGTCAAACCTGCAAATTAGCCCATAACTTCTAAAGTATTATAATTAATCGAATTATTAAAAGTTCTATCACAATCCCTTTGGattttttatgggctatttgcGACAAATATTATTCAGTTCTTCAAGTTTGCCGTTATAAATCGATCTAGTACACATGAATTCTATCAAGAGGATCACTAGCTTGTCACCTGGATGGGTGTCTCTGAAAATTATCATTTTGCCAATTTTTTGTCTGTTCGAAAATAGGTATCGACACAAATATAAAGGGAAAGGCACTTAAATTGAAGAGCATAATATTTCATAGAAAATACATTAATTCATATTACAATAGAAACACAAGCTTAAATTAGGTGTCTATTAAGAGAGCTAAAAAGATACCCAACTACAATTTTCCTACATGTCTTTTATAAATAGACATGtttatttatagtatttaattATGCTTGAGATTAAATAAGAGAGAAAGGCCCTTAAGAAAAAAGGGTTAATAGTGTTTTCCAACTTCAGTTTTCATTAGCAATAGTTACATGTCCTGGATTCTCATATTGATTAGAGTTTTTGTGCTCGTATACCTTCCCGTAACCCTTATTGTATTCGGATCCATACCCTTTTTCTTGTTCTTTTCCGTGCTCACCTTTGTGCCCTTTGTCATAACCCTTATCGTGTTCAGATCCGTACCTTTTTCCATTTTTGTTTTCGTGCTCTATTAAACCTTCTCCGTAACCTTTACTATTTTCGGACTCGTACCCTTTTCCATGCTCTCCTTCATACCCTTTTTTAGAGCCCTTACCATGTTCGAATCCATACCCTTTTCCATATTCTTTTACATGCTCGCCTTCGTGCCCTTTATCGGAGTCCTTACTGTGTTCAGATCCATACCCTTTTCCATATTCTTTTCCAGTCTCGTATTTGTACCCTTTGTCAGAGCCCTTATCATGTTCAGATCCGTAACCTTTTCCATTCTCGCCTCCATGCCCTTTATTAGAGCCCTTACCATGTTCAGTTTTGTAGCCTTTACCATGCTCACCTTCGTGCCCTTTGTCAGAGCCCTTATCATGTTCCGATTCATACCCTTTTCCATGCTCGCCTTCGTTCCCTTTGTCAGAGCCTTTACCATGTTCCGATTTGCACCCTTTTCCATGCTCGCCTTCGTGCCCTTTGTCAGAGCCCTTACCATGTTCTGATTCGCAGCCTTTTCCATCCTCGCCTTCGTTCCCTTTGTCGGAGCCCTTACTGTGTTCAGATTCATTACCTTTTCCATATTCTTTTTCATGCCCTCCTTTGTGCCCTTTGTCGGAGCCCTTACTGTGTTCGAATCTGTACCCTTTTCCAAATTCTTTTTCATGCTCGCCTTCGTTCCCTTTGTTAGAGCCCTTACCTTGTTCCGATTTGCACCCTTTTCCATGCTCTCCTTCGTGCCCTTTGTTAGAGCCCTTACCATGTTCCGATTCGCACCCTTTTCCATGCTCACGTTCGTGCCCTTTTTCGGAGCCCTTACCGTTTTTGGATTCGTACCCTTTTCCATGCTCGCCTTCGTGTCCTTTGTCGAAGCCCTTACCGTGCTCAGATTCATAccctttttcattttcttttccatGACCTCCTTTTTGCCCTTTGTCAGAGCCCTTACTGTGTTCAGATCTGTGCCCTTTTCCATTTTCTTCTTCATGCTCGCCTTTGTTCTCTTTGTCGGAGCCCTTACCGTGTTCGGATTCATACCctttttcatattcttttccGTGCTCGCTTCCGTGCCCTTTGCTAGAGCCCTTACCGTATTCAGATCCATTCTCTTTTCCTTGCTCGCCTTTGTGCCCTTTTTCGGAGCCTTTACCGTGTCCAGATACATACCCTTTTCCATATTCTTTTACATGCTCACCTTCTTGCTCTTTGTTAGAGCCCTTACCGTGTTCAGATCCGTAccctttttcattttctttttcatgcTCACCTTTATGCCCTTTGTCAGAGCTGTTACCATGTTTGGATCCGTACCCTTTTTTACTTTCTTTTCCGTGCTCCCCTTCATATCCTTTTCCGGAATCATTGttgtgtttggatttgtgttctTTTCCGTGTTTGTCGTCGTCTCCCTTCCGACCATTTTCAATCCCATGCTCACCACCATACCCCTTCTCATTCCCCTTGCCGTGCTCATTCTCGTATCCTTTTTCGAATGCATTTCCTTGCTCTACATCCTGCTCTTTTCCGTGAAGCCAATCTATCTTTTCACTCCAGTCTGGGAAATAACATTCATAAATATGCATACTTTTGGCTACAACTTgatcaataaaaaattacatttttgatttttttcaaatttaatcaaacatttaaatttaggTCTAATAGCGTAAAAAATCGCGAACTTTAACGTGTATTGtaaatttaacacgaacttttaattttcttaaacaAAAAGGCCCTAAGAGGGCTCTTCTTTATATATTAGAACTTAAGCAAGAAGGCGAATCTCTTTTAAATGAAAGAAAGCGCCAGCGGCACGTGCTTCGAAAGTGACAAATTAAtacaccaattttttttttgcaatcaCCGAGCAATTTTCTGTAAGAAAAATATTGATGTGGATCGGAACAATGATTATTCTCGTGTACACATCAATATGTTTCTGACAAAAATTGCTAAGTgtctaaaactataaaaaaaaaacgataattcatgtttaatttgccaaaattaaaaattcgtattaaagttacaaaacactttaaagttcgtaatttttaCGCTATTAAgccttaaattaaataattttattggtACAAATTCTAGTTCAACTCCAAACGTTATATAATTGGCATGTGATTTTTTATAGGAAAAACAATTCATCCAAGGGAAAGAGCCCAAATCGACCCCTGCTTAATGagagaaaaaattataatcaagtTAAAAACTGCTCAAGTAATTAGAGTTTTTCCCAACACCCAAAAATCTTATAATCGACTTGATTATAATTGACATgatgtataaaaaaaaagttaatttttaaaaattatatatgtaaaactataaaataaagtaaaataccaaaaaagttgaatatataaattacttttattcatcattaaaaatattaaaaacatatgtTAAGATACAATCATACAACTAgtgaaattagattaaaattattcataatgctttaaattgaactaaaattgacaaaaataaattttttagttagatttataaaaattcaaagatttcattgtttttgacttaattGTTTAAAAGATTGTGAATTTCAgtgttttttgcaattttaacacgaattttcaattttaacaatattggacaccaacttttaatttttgcaattcaaaacaacaaacaatttttcatcaaaaaaatgtGGAGTGCTATTCCAGTGACGATATCATCatttttttgacggaaaattaTTCCGTAATTCAAATTGCAAAAACCATGATAAGTCATATATTAAattaccaaaatgaaaaatttgtattaaaattagaaaacatGTTAAATTTCGTGATTTTTAAGCAATAAAACTTTACCACTACACCtatattaattagtttaaagCAAGTTTCTCTGTACTTACGGCTAGTTTGAACTGTCGCAGCAACGGGACGAGCTGAAATCTTGGAGGAGATGATAAGAAACACAGCAAAAGTAAGACCGAGAACTAGGAAAATGTTAGGGCTATTCATTTTGCTTGCAATGTGACTAGAAATTTTGGGAGAATAGAAAATTATGTTTACTTAAATGTTCGATGAGCAATTGTATCTCATGGCTTCtctatttatagatttttttaattgagaaaTTTAATTAGGAGTGAACTTAATTATACTTTAGTCATTAGTCTAAGAATTGGGTCCACAAAATTTGATTgtctaattaaaaattcataaccGATGTTTCTTTTTATCATCATAACTCTAGTGATTGATGTTTAAGGGTAATTTACATTAACATCTATGAACTATTGTCTTTCTTTTCGAACCGTCTCTAAATTTTATTGGCCTTATGCTTTAAAAGCCCCAATTTTTTAGTCCATTTTtaatatccaaacgttaaaaaatcactaattttaccctattttgcatttttgtgtttcaattataccctaaaatattaaattaacgtctattttcatttgaaaaaaattcaaaaccgttctccatgtctagcatatattaattgtataagtttataatttattaaaatttaattaaattaattaaaaatttaaagcagttttaattttactatgatttttagtttagtttttaaaaataaaggacatatttgtactttttaaatgaaaatggatctaattttatcttttaacttAGGTAATTGCATGATTTCATcctttaagttaaaaaaattatcaaaaattaaaaaattgggatacaattgaaacgagaaaatacgaaatagggtaaaattgactagttttcaacgtcagagtaggattgaaaagggattAAAAGGTCAGagtttttttaaggtattataccaattttattttgtattccaactattttaagtatttatttaataatttaattatttttgttgttaGTCCTGCATCGTTTTCATCAATTTTATGACGTGACATGCCAAATAGAGTTCTACAGGAACGCCTGAAATTACCACATAACATCGtgtagaaaattttaaaattttagatgtTTATGTCGAATTTCAAATGGCAGATTAcatcattaaaattaaaaaaatggcgCTGAAATAATggcaaaaacatttaaattattgtataaaattttagatgatttgaatatgaattaaattttaagaacatattaaaaaaacaaaaatattcagTAACAGTTGGTGTAAATTActtcatgtttttaaatattaaagaatTCACGAGTGGTGGAAATATTTGCCGTAATTGTAATTATAAAATACTCTTTCGTCCCGTAATTACTGTtttgttaatattattattccAAATTATCATTTTCACACTCCTACAATACTcaattaaatattcaattttctttaaaagaaaaaaatcatttcactactagaaaacaggtgtttagcgacggaaatatccgtcgctaaacacctgagatccgtcgctaattgtaattagcgacggattaccgacggactcCGTCCGTCGGTAGATTTTGGGTCGCTAATTGTAATAGCGACCCAAAACACTGTCTGTCGCCAACTTACCGACCGAATATTCCGTCGGTAAGTTGGAGGAAAAAGGTCGGTAAATTGGTCGGCCAGCCGACCAATTTTCCGACGGAATTACCGACGGACTTTCCGTCGCCAAGTTAGCGACGGAAAGTCTGTCGGTAATTCCGTCGCTGTTTCTTGCAATTGGCGACGGAaaattccgtcgccaattgCAAGAAACAGTTGTGTCATgttaatttagcgacggaaaatccgtcgctaaagttaaaACAAGTAGTCgctaaattatctattttttgcaaaattttattttttacggcttattttcatattttttctgttATTCGTTAGACCTGTTAAATATACCATTCACATacataagaaacaataaatatatataaccaaatccgtaatatatatatataaacgtcaaaaagcatacaaaaacattaatattaaagtatacgaacaaaaaacataaatatgtcCAAGTGTATCACAAGCCTACTCTAACCTGGTGGTGTCATCAGCAGGAGGGGGTGGGGGTGGTGGGAACTGCGGGCGTAATTCGGGTGGGAGTGTAGTCATCAGCCGCGCAAgctcagtacggatccgctcgtcgaaacccgcctccacagtacggatccgctgctcgacccgctcttcgaaacccgcctccacagtacgaATCCGCTGCTCGAGCCGCTCCTCAACCTCCCTAGCAATACGCTGCTCTATGTCCTCAGTACTAACGTTCCCCTGCTGGGATGATCCGCCGCGGCGCAATCGGCTAGCGCTGCTCTGGCCGATGTAGGATGTTGAAGCCGATCCAATACCGTAGACTCGCTGCTTCTTGATTGCCTCGAGAGACAAAAACAGCTCGTTCTCGTCGATCGGCTCTGGAGTCGACGAACTCCCTTCTCCAGCTGCCTGAGACTGTGTTGCTGCAGCAAGCTCTGCCTGAAAACGGTCCtgagatttaaaaaatacaaatttttaaattagttaaacCTACATTTCTAACTAAAATTGGGCAGCATTTTGTCTGTAATTtgatcatcacccatttttcagggacatcctgcaaaaACTACAGACACTCTGTTCAACTATAAGTAACAGCAATCACAACACCCACAACAAACACGTAAACATCCTATAAACAACGTCtatataattaaagttatatataAGTCATATTAAACAGTCACTTaaggttaaaataaacttacatttttatcctttgatcTCTTGTCAACAAAGCGGTCCGATCTGCTTTGGTCAGGTGCAACCGTACATGCAACTCAGCCAAAGTGGGCTCTCGACCAAGCTTCTCAGTCTATTATATGAAatgaacaaattaattaatagataaacaaaatatttaacacgattattaatattaaaaacataccataACTGTCTTATGCCTCGTAGCCGATCGCGATCCTGCGGTATGTCGAACAGGTCCGGTGCCAGCTCCGGACGGCTCACTCATCCGATTAGCTCGTGCTATATCGGACTTTTTCTTAGCCTCAGCAGTATCCCAGTCTCGCTTCCATGACGCCCAAGTATCAGCACTAACACTGCCCTCTTTTTTATCCGGCTTCATGTTGTGGAGAGTATCTTTATACCGATTGCCCGCATGTCGGTAGAAGACCCCTCTAATCAGATCTTCAGGGTAGGTCGGGTCCCAGCAAAAACCCTTCTGcaaaccattaaaaaataaatataattagaaatcaaaaagaaagttaaacatatatttaaaattttaaatatttaacaacCTTGAACTCCTCGAAGTAGAAGCCCTTATGCTCTGCTGTAATCTTCTTCCACGAGGAACCCTCAGCAAACCATCTAGATCGGAAAATGGGCAAGATCGCCCTAGATGCTGTCCCGCTGTCGTTCCTGCTATCCAGTAATTTTTCTCTGCACATTACAAAAACActtagttttcacattttttaaataaaattatttttaaaaaaaaagttgtcaaTCAAACCTTGCAGCATCTGGTGTAACTCTAACCCTCCCAGTCTCGTCCGTCGCTGGTGGCTGGCCCTGTGGTTGCGGCTGTCTCGCCGCTCTCCGCGGCGCAGGTCTAGCAGCTAGCACCTGCTGCTCAGCCCCGGGATCCGAGTCCTCAGGGGCATCCTGCTTTGGGTCGCCGCGTCCACGTCCGCGTCCCTGAACTGTATCCCTACCGCGGCCTCGGCCGGCAGAAGAACCACCTGAACCTCTCATATCTGCAAAAaagattacaaaaaaatattcgacaagaaaaaaataaacacaactattataaaaaccataacacataatttattaacaaaataaagttaccACATCAACAAAtgtaaataaaagtcaaaattctACATAAATGACACTTAAACGAATCATGTAATTTCTATATTATCTGCCGCTCCAATGTCTTCATCGTCTGATGAAGATGGTGGATAATCATCTTCCGTCTCTACTAATGGAGGGTTGTGTAATGCAGCCTCGTCCGCCTCGCCATTCGGATCAACTAAATTTGTCGGTTCTTCATTTGTTATGACATCGAGCAGATGATCTTCACTATCATCTTGGAAAGCTGGAACAGTTGTTTCAGGCATGTCTATCTCAGAGCGAGCTTTTATCTTGCATACTGCCCACCAGTCTTTTTTGTCTCGCCTTTTGCTAGGATAAGGTAAGTAATGTACTTGATAAGGTAAGGGTTCATATTTGTTGTACCTCTTTCTGTGATTAACATCCACTATGTTATACCGAGGATGGGCTAACATACCAACTTTTTTCGTAGGATCaaaccaattacatttaaataagaCCGTCCTTTTTATCGGtagagctggatactctaactcgATAATGTCAGTcaacactccataaaagtcgCTTTCAGCCGGGCCGTAAAGTGATCCTTTTACACAAACTCCGCTATTCATTGTAACCCGATCCTCCCCATATTCTTCAGTATTGAATTTAAACCCGTTCACACAATACCCCTTGAATGTTTTGACCGATCTAAGCGGTCCTTCTGCAAGACTTAGAATATAGGGATTGGTACAGACAGTTTGGTCTTTCACCTGTAGCACAATTATTTATACGGATCAACACGATAATATATACAACTACGACgataaaacaacataaatacttacatattgctCGAACCAA is a window of Mercurialis annua linkage group LG2, ddMerAnnu1.2, whole genome shotgun sequence DNA encoding:
- the LOC126669914 gene encoding spore wall protein 2-like, encoding MNSPNIFLVLGLTFAVFLIISSKISARPVAATVQTSHWSEKIDWLHGKEQDVEQGNAFEKGYENEHGKGNEKGYGGEHGIENGRKGDDDKHGKEHKSKHNNDSGKGYEGEHGKESKKGYGSKHGNSSDKGHKGEHEKENEKGYGSEHGKGSNKEQEGEHVKEYGKGYVSGHGKGSEKGHKGEQGKENGSEYGKGSSKGHGSEHGKEYEKGYESEHGKGSDKENKGEHEEENGKGHRSEHSKGSDKGQKGGHGKENEKGYESEHGKGFDKGHEGEHGKGYESKNGKGSEKGHEREHGKGCESEHGKGSNKGHEGEHGKGCKSEQGKGSNKGNEGEHEKEFGKGYRFEHSKGSDKGHKGGHEKEYGKGNESEHSKGSDKGNEGEDGKGCESEHGKGSDKGHEGEHGKGCKSEHGKGSDKGNEGEHGKGYESEHDKGSDKGHEGEHGKGYKTEHGKGSNKGHGGENGKGYGSEHDKGSDKGYKYETGKEYGKGYGSEHSKDSDKGHEGEHVKEYGKGYGFEHGKGSKKGYEGEHGKGYESENSKGYGEGLIEHENKNGKRYGSEHDKGYDKGHKGEHGKEQEKGYGSEYNKGYGKVYEHKNSNQYENPGHVTIANEN